The Syngnathus scovelli strain Florida chromosome 19, RoL_Ssco_1.2, whole genome shotgun sequence region GCTTGCGCTGCTTGCGCTGCTAACGCTGCTAACGCTGCTAACGCTGCTCTCGTGCAGGTGATTGAGTACAGAGAGCGATGTCAGAGTTTGGAGTTGCAACTGAAGGCCGGCCACAGCCAGCTGATGAGCACGCAGGTGGGGGGGTGCGCTAAGTTCAAGTTTTTTGTCCAAGTGTCTTGACCTGGATTAAGCAAGATATACGTAAATGATCAAAGTACTACTACAATATCTCGGAGTAGGCTTTCAGTACAACAACTGCTGTCTGTCACTTGTTTGCGTGTTTTGTAGATAAGTATCAGGAGGGACAGCTCCGAGTCGCTGGAGAACGCCCTCATCAGCCTGGAGGAGGAACAGCAAAGGTGCGTGCTGCCATGCTTGCTCTGGTGAATGCGTGTATGTGTCTGCCTTCTAGCTTGTTTCGTTTTCAGGGCAGCTGGCCTGGGTCAGACAGCCTCCGTCCTGCGGCAGCAGCTGAGCCGATTGGAGCGGGCGAACCGGGTGCTGATGGAGCGCATCTgcgagctggaggaggagcagCGTCGGGCGTCCCATTGGCAGACGGAGCCACAGGTGTGCCAGTCGACTCCTTTGGGCGCGCGCCACCACCCGGCGTTTCCTCTGTTGTGATGGAACCATGTGTGGGTGCGTGCATGCAGAGCGTGTCAAGCAAGCTGGCTGAACATCAGGATCAGCTCTGGTGCGTGTGGAGGTGCGCCATGTCACTCAGGCAACACTGTCGCGCCCTCCGAAGTTCCGCTGACAGGTTTGTGGATGCTGGCGTAGAAATATGCCCCACAATATTGTTTTGGTGTGTGCCGTCAATGTAATCGTGCGTGTGCGTTTTTAGGGATCTGCTGGAGATGAGGACGGAGCTGTCCCATCTGTCCTTGTCCCTTCAGTCCAGCTGCGACTCCACCTCCTTGCGGCTCATCAAAATGTACCAGCTGTCGGCTGCGCCAGTCTCTCCGCCCCCGTCTGCCTCGTCCGGTCTCGGGACACTGACGCTGGGCGAGCTGCGGGGGACGGCGTCGGAGGACAGGTTGGCTTTCACTCTTATCCCGCGGACGTCGGCGTGAGGCTTGACGGTGCGGTGTCTCGTGTCTTTCAGGATGCGGGACGGCGAGGGCGCGCCGGAAGATGTGGCGCGGGCTGTCGACAAGCTGGTGACTAGCGCTTGCCGGCTTTCTGGTGGCTGTTTGGCAAGCGCCGTTCGGCCTCGTCGCCTCGTTGAGTTTTGAGAACAAGTGAACGACGTGGTGGATTTGTATAGAACGGACGGCAAGACGTCGTGGGGTTTGCCAGCCAGTGCACCTTCCCAAATGTCACGTTGTTGTTGTCTGTTAGCTCTTGTTGCTCTGTTGCGCGCGAACGGTGATGCGATGACCTCCGTGGTCTTGTCGTTGGTGAAATTGGCCATGGGGTCTTTCTTGGCAAACGGCCACTAGATGAGCAGCTACGTTTAGTCATTTGATGAATGGTCAGTGAGCACCTGTGTACCATGTTCTTGTCGCCGGGCCAGTGTAGCCTGTTGAACGTGAGCGTCCCGTCGCAGTCGGTCCTGCATTGGGACTCCCTGTTGCGAGTCCTCTGGCAGACGGAGAGCGCCTTGCAGTGGAGACAGCAGGAACTGCAGGTCTGTCTCACGCGGCAGCATCAGTGCCTGGGCAGGGTCCGGAATGAGTCGGGGGCGCTGTTGTCTTTGTCAGAAGGCGGAGCTTAGTGTGCGGCGGTtggccgaggagaaggcccagctgcAAATACGAGTGGAGCAACTGCAGGACGACCAGCTCAAGCGACAGCAACCCGACAGGTCAGCGGCCGACGGGTGTCTCCTCacgcttgtcttgctctcagggCTAGCTCTTTTGTAAGGCCCGAAAACAAGCTAGACCTATTTGCTGTTGACTTTCCTCTTCACAGTTTGGGCCTTTTATGATGCTCATTCTCATGACGTTCTCTGGCACGTTTTGCAGTCAGTCAACATTTGGGCCAGAGGCGGACCTTTGCACCAGGAAGGAGACAAAGAAGGCGCTGCGgagcgaggaagaggaggtgctCAGCAAGGAGGCGGAGCTACGCAACAGAGTCGCAGACTTGTGTCAAGAAAAGGAGGATGTATGCaagagagaggaggaggtgcACAGCAAGGAGGAGGAACTCCGACAACAAGAGAAGGGGCTGCACAATCGAGAGGAGGAGCTGCTGAGGAGGGAGCAGGAGCAACAGACCAGAGAGGAAGTGCTGCACAACCGAGAGGAGGAGCTGCTATGGAGGGAGCAGGAGCAGCAGAagagcgaggaggaagtgcaaaAGAGGGAGGGGCATCTGCATAGGGGAAAAGAGGAGGTGCACAAAGCACAACAAGAGCTACAGAGGAGAGAAGAGGAGGCGCTAAGGAAGGAGGGGCATCTGCAGAAGAGAGCCGAAGAGTTGCAAAAGACAGAACAAGTGCTGCACAAAAGAGAAGGGGAGGTCCTACAAAGGGAGCAGGAGCTTCAGGAAAAAGAGGAGCAGACCAGAGAGGAGGAGGTGCAGAGAGCACAGCAGGCCCTACAAACGAGAGACGAAGTTCTGCACAACCGACAGGAGGAGCTGCTGAGAAGGGAGCAGGAGCTGCAGAAGAGCAAGGAGGAGGTGCAAAAGAGAGAGGAGCATCTGCAGAAGAGAGCCCAAGAGTTGCAAAAGACAGAACAAGTGCTGCACAAAAGAGAAGGGGAGGTCCTACAAAGGGAGCAGGAGCTTCAGGAAAAAGAGGAGCAGACCAGAGAGGAGGTGCAGAGAGGACAGCAGGCTCTACAGACAAGAGAGGAAGTGCTGCACAACCGAGAGGATGAGCTGCTGAGGAGGGAGCAGGAGCAGCAAAaaagcgaggaggaagtgcaaaAGAGGGAGGGGCATCTGCAGAAGCGAGCGCAAGAGCTGCAAAAGACAGAGCAAGTTCTGCACAAAAGAGAAAGGGATGTCCTACAACGGGAGCAGGAGCTTCAGGAGAAACAGGAGCAAATCAAAGAGGAGGAGGTGCACAGGGCACAGCAGGAGCTGCAGACCAGAAAGGAAGTGCTGCACAACCGAGAGGATGAGCTGCTGAAGAGGGAGCAGGAGCAGCAGAAGAGCGAGGAAGAAGTGCAAAAGAGGGAGGGGCATCTGCAGAGGGGGAAAGAGGAGGTGCACAAAGCACGACAAGAGCTACAGAGGAGAGAAGAGGAGGCGCTAAGGAAGGAGGGGCAACTGCAGAAGAGAGCGCAAGAGTTTCAAAAGACAGAGCAAGAGCTGCAAAAAAGAGAAAGGGAGGTCCTTCAAAGGGAGCAAGAGCTTCAGGAGAAACAGGAGCAGAGCAGAGAGGAGGAGGTGCAGGAGAGGTATGAGGAGGCGGGCTCGTCGGGGTTGGCTGTTGAGCGCTCATGTGACTGGCGGTGCTTTGGCGTCGTAGTTTGAACGCTGTACTGCTGCCAAGGGAGACCGCCATCGTGGACGTGAAGGTGACCTCCAGTCGGCGCTTGAGTTGTGGCTTGGGTTCGCCCACGCTGACGCACCTTGTCCGACAGGGGGCGCCACAACCAGAAGAGCTGGCCAGGGCAGAAGAAGATGCAGCGCCCATCAGAGATGCCCTCTTAGAGGTACGTCCGCTGATGATTTTCGAAGCGCACATTTTCAAGTGTGGCCACTGTCGGAGCTCTCAAAACGAGTCTCATGTGCCATGCGCTCTCTAACCCTCCCAGCATGTGTCCATGCTGCGTGAGCTGAAGGAGGCACGGGAGGAGCTGCGCCTGACGAGCGAAAAGCTGGCCGGTACGGGACAGGAGCAGCGTAGGGAGAGCAGCAGGTTGCATGAGGCGCTGGACGCTCTGCGCGCACAGCGGGAgctggaccagcaggagctcAGGTACGGCCAGCCGCACGCCCAACCGGGAGCGTCTGAGGACCTTAAGAAGGACCTTTGCTGATCGCCTCATCAGGAGCAGCTCGGCGTCCCTGCGGCAGCGGGTGGAGGAGCAGCAGACGCAGATGTGGCGCGCCAACGAGGAGCGAAGCCACCTTGCCGCACGCGTGCGCACCATGCAGGAGGCGCTGACCGGTCCATCTTTGCTAGTTTTCCTCATCTCGTCTACTACTCCTCACCGTTCCTCCCTCGCTCACaatctgtttttgttctccgccAGACGAGCTCCAGTGTCTGCACATGGAGCTGCACGGCGTCATCTCCTTCCAGAAGGAGCGAGAAGAGGCCTGGAAACGTGAGAGGGATCAGCTCATACAGAAGTCGCGAAGCGACACTGGGGAGGTGGAAACAGTGAGCGTATCACTGAATGAAAGAAAGGACCAGGAGGTGCATGAAGAGCAACTCCTTGAGGTGACAAAGGACAAAGAGAAGGAGAACCTGTGGAGGCGCGTGGAAGGCCTGCAGGAGGTAATCCCGGCGTCTGAGCCAAAGAACGCTCTGGTGGAGGAAagacaaaggaagcaagtggaggAGGACGCCACGGGCAAGGAGGTAGAGATGCTGCGACGACATGTGGCAGGACTACTGAAGGAACTGAAGGAGTGGGAGCAGCAGGTGGAGCAACTCAAGGACAAGTTGGCTACCAAGGACGGGCAATTGGAGAGCCAAAGGAAGCGTGTGGAAGACCTGCTGAAGGAAATGAAGGAGACGGAGCAGCAGCTCAGGCAGGAGGTGGCATCGAAGGAGCAGAAAGCTTTGGCCGCAGAAGAAGAAAAGCGCCGTCTGGAGGAGGATGCTCAGGGCAGGGAGGCCGCATTTCGCTCTCGCATTTCCCTGCTGGATAAGGAGAAGCAGGACGTGCTGGTGCTGCTGAAGGAAATGAAGGAATTTGAGGAGCAGCTCAGGCGAGAGGTGGCATCCAAGGAGCAAAAAGCTCTGGCCGCAGAAGAAGAAAAGCAGCGGCTGGAAGAGGACACCCGGGGCAGGGAGGCGGCACTGTGCTCTCACATCGTCCTGCTGGAAAAGGACAAGCAGGATGTGCTGGTACTCAAGAAGGAGCAGGTGAGACAAGTCCAAGAGAAGGAGGAGCAAACCAGGGAGCTTCGCGAGGCTGAAGGAAAGTTGAAGGAAAAGGAGCTCAGGGTGGCGGAGTTGGAGATCCTGCTGGTCAAATCCCAGCAGAAGAGACACCAGGAGGAGGAGGCTCGGGACGCCGCCGAGCAAAGGATGGTCGCTGTGCTCGAGGAGCGTGCAGAGGAGCTGCGCCAGCTGAAAAGCATGCTTCGAAAGCAGGGGGAGGAGTTTCACGAGGTGACCACAATAATGCAGGAGGCGCCGGATGAGGAGCGGCAGAAGGAGCTGCAAAGGAGCGGCCATGACCACAGGAGGTTCCCACAAGATCGCtgtgaacaaatccaaaaggaaCCGCAA contains the following coding sequences:
- the LOC125987380 gene encoding trichohyalin isoform X1, whose protein sequence is MDPQPPISWRRERAELLQEVRLLQEDLAESRAEREELASRARALDQRLERSVSPRLSGSRPEDEEERRERRRRDREAREREARQALLVHRLQNKVIEYRERCQSLELQLKAGHSQLMSTQISIRRDSSESLENALISLEEEQQRAAGLGQTASVLRQQLSRLERANRVLMERICELEEEQRRASHWQTEPQSVSSKLAEHQDQLWCVWRCAMSLRQHCRALRSSADRDLLEMRTELSHLSLSLQSSCDSTSLRLIKMYQLSAAPVSPPPSASSGLGTLTLGELRGTASEDRMRDGEGAPEDVARAVDKLCSLLNVSVPSQSVLHWDSLLRVLWQTESALQWRQQELQKAELSVRRLAEEKAQLQIRVEQLQDDQLKRQQPDSQSTFGPEADLCTRKETKKALRSEEEEVLSKEAELRNRVADLCQEKEDVCKREEEVHSKEEELRQQEKGLHNREEELLRREQEQQTREEVLHNREEELLWREQEQQKSEEEVQKREGHLHRGKEEVHKAQQELQRREEEALRKEGHLQKRAEELQKTEQVLHKREGEVLQREQELQEKEEQTREEEVQRAQQALQTRDEVLHNRQEELLRREQELQKSKEEVQKREEHLQKRAQELQKTEQVLHKREGEVLQREQELQEKEEQTREEVQRGQQALQTREEVLHNREDELLRREQEQQKSEEEVQKREGHLQKRAQELQKTEQVLHKRERDVLQREQELQEKQEQIKEEEVHRAQQELQTRKEVLHNREDELLKREQEQQKSEEEVQKREGHLQRGKEEVHKARQELQRREEEALRKEGQLQKRAQEFQKTEQELQKREREVLQREQELQEKQEQSREEEVQESLNAVLLPRETAIVDVKVTSSRRLSCGLGSPTLTHLVRQGAPQPEELARAEEDAAPIRDALLEHVSMLRELKEAREELRLTSEKLAGTGQEQRRESSRLHEALDALRAQRELDQQELRSSSASLRQRVEEQQTQMWRANEERSHLAARVRTMQEALTDELQCLHMELHGVISFQKEREEAWKRERDQLIQKSRSDTGEVETVSVSLNERKDQEVHEEQLLEVTKDKEKENLWRRVEGLQEVIPASEPKNALVEERQRKQVEEDATGKEVEMLRRHVAGLLKELKEWEQQVEQLKDKLATKDGQLESQRKRVEDLLKEMKETEQQLRQEVASKEQKALAAEEEKRRLEEDAQGREAAFRSRISLLDKEKQDVLVLLKEMKEFEEQLRREVASKEQKALAAEEEKQRLEEDTRGREAALCSHIVLLEKDKQDVLVLKKEQVRQVQEKEEQTRELREAEGKLKEKELRVAELEILLVKSQQKRHQEEEARDAAEQRMVAVLEERAEELRQLKSMLRKQGEEFHEVTTIMQEAPDEERQKELQRSGHDHRRFPQDRCEQIQKEPQIQHHESQASEEQRRTQEEDIGKDQWRREDDGPEETREDEEGSSLRRVAQRQRGAGREQAGGRAEMLDVTTLQEQASTSRSMNLFHQPISGKKKIEIKANNY
- the LOC125987380 gene encoding golgin subfamily A member 6-like protein 22 isoform X2, whose amino-acid sequence is MDPQPPISWRRERAELLQEVRLLQEDLAESRAEREELASRARALDQRLERSVSPRLSGSRPEDEEERRERRRRDREAREREARQALLVHRLQNKVIEYRERCQSLELQLKAGHSQLMSTQISIRRDSSESLENALISLEEEQQRAAGLGQTASVLRQQLSRLERANRVLMERICELEEEQRRASHWQTEPQSVSSKLAEHQDQLWCVWRCAMSLRQHCRALRSSADRDLLEMRTELSHLSLSLQSSCDSTSLRLIKMYQLSAAPVSPPPSASSGLGTLTLGELRGTASEDRMRDGEGAPEDVARAVDKLCSLLNVSVPSQSVLHWDSLLRVLWQTESALQWRQQELQKAELSVRRLAEEKAQLQIRVEQLQDDQLKRQQPDSQSTFGPEADLCTRKETKKALRSEEEEVLSKEAELRNRVADLCQEKEDVCKREEEVHSKEEELRQQEKGLHNREEELLRREQEQQTREEVLHNREEELLWREQEQQKSEEEVQKREGHLHRGKEEVHKAQQELQRREEEALRKEGHLQKRAEELQKTEQVLHKREGEVLQREQELQEKEEQTREEEVQRAQQALQTRDEVLHNRQEELLRREQELQKSKEEVQKREEHLQKRAQELQKTEQVLHKREGEVLQREQELQEKEEQTREEVQRGQQALQTREEVLHNREDELLRREQEQQKSEEEVQKREGHLQKRAQELQKTEQVLHKRERDVLQREQELQEKQEQIKEEEVHRAQQELQTRKEVLHNREDELLKREQEQQKSEEEVQKREGHLQRGKEEVHKARQELQRREEEALRKEGQLQKRAQEFQKTEQELQKREREVLQREQELQEKQEQSREEEVQESLNAVLLPRETAIVDVKGAPQPEELARAEEDAAPIRDALLEHVSMLRELKEAREELRLTSEKLAGTGQEQRRESSRLHEALDALRAQRELDQQELRSSSASLRQRVEEQQTQMWRANEERSHLAARVRTMQEALTDELQCLHMELHGVISFQKEREEAWKRERDQLIQKSRSDTGEVETVSVSLNERKDQEVHEEQLLEVTKDKEKENLWRRVEGLQEVIPASEPKNALVEERQRKQVEEDATGKEVEMLRRHVAGLLKELKEWEQQVEQLKDKLATKDGQLESQRKRVEDLLKEMKETEQQLRQEVASKEQKALAAEEEKRRLEEDAQGREAAFRSRISLLDKEKQDVLVLLKEMKEFEEQLRREVASKEQKALAAEEEKQRLEEDTRGREAALCSHIVLLEKDKQDVLVLKKEQVRQVQEKEEQTRELREAEGKLKEKELRVAELEILLVKSQQKRHQEEEARDAAEQRMVAVLEERAEELRQLKSMLRKQGEEFHEVTTIMQEAPDEERQKELQRSGHDHRRFPQDRCEQIQKEPQIQHHESQASEEQRRTQEEDIGKDQWRREDDGPEETREDEEGSSLRRVAQRQRGAGREQAGGRAEMLDVTTLQEQASTSRSMNLFHQPISGKKKIEIKANNY
- the LOC125987380 gene encoding trichohyalin isoform X3; protein product: MSEFGVATEGRPQPADEHAGGGISIRRDSSESLENALISLEEEQQRAAGLGQTASVLRQQLSRLERANRVLMERICELEEEQRRASHWQTEPQSVSSKLAEHQDQLWCVWRCAMSLRQHCRALRSSADRDLLEMRTELSHLSLSLQSSCDSTSLRLIKMYQLSAAPVSPPPSASSGLGTLTLGELRGTASEDRMRDGEGAPEDVARAVDKLCSLLNVSVPSQSVLHWDSLLRVLWQTESALQWRQQELQKAELSVRRLAEEKAQLQIRVEQLQDDQLKRQQPDSQSTFGPEADLCTRKETKKALRSEEEEVLSKEAELRNRVADLCQEKEDVCKREEEVHSKEEELRQQEKGLHNREEELLRREQEQQTREEVLHNREEELLWREQEQQKSEEEVQKREGHLHRGKEEVHKAQQELQRREEEALRKEGHLQKRAEELQKTEQVLHKREGEVLQREQELQEKEEQTREEEVQRAQQALQTRDEVLHNRQEELLRREQELQKSKEEVQKREEHLQKRAQELQKTEQVLHKREGEVLQREQELQEKEEQTREEVQRGQQALQTREEVLHNREDELLRREQEQQKSEEEVQKREGHLQKRAQELQKTEQVLHKRERDVLQREQELQEKQEQIKEEEVHRAQQELQTRKEVLHNREDELLKREQEQQKSEEEVQKREGHLQRGKEEVHKARQELQRREEEALRKEGQLQKRAQEFQKTEQELQKREREVLQREQELQEKQEQSREEEVQESLNAVLLPRETAIVDVKVTSSRRLSCGLGSPTLTHLVRQGAPQPEELARAEEDAAPIRDALLEHVSMLRELKEAREELRLTSEKLAGTGQEQRRESSRLHEALDALRAQRELDQQELRSSSASLRQRVEEQQTQMWRANEERSHLAARVRTMQEALTDELQCLHMELHGVISFQKEREEAWKRERDQLIQKSRSDTGEVETVSVSLNERKDQEVHEEQLLEVTKDKEKENLWRRVEGLQEVIPASEPKNALVEERQRKQVEEDATGKEVEMLRRHVAGLLKELKEWEQQVEQLKDKLATKDGQLESQRKRVEDLLKEMKETEQQLRQEVASKEQKALAAEEEKRRLEEDAQGREAAFRSRISLLDKEKQDVLVLLKEMKEFEEQLRREVASKEQKALAAEEEKQRLEEDTRGREAALCSHIVLLEKDKQDVLVLKKEQVRQVQEKEEQTRELREAEGKLKEKELRVAELEILLVKSQQKRHQEEEARDAAEQRMVAVLEERAEELRQLKSMLRKQGEEFHEVTTIMQEAPDEERQKELQRSGHDHRRFPQDRCEQIQKEPQIQHHESQASEEQRRTQEEDIGKDQWRREDDGPEETREDEEGSSLRRVAQRQRGAGREQAGGRAEMLDVTTLQEQASTSRSMNLFHQPISGKKKIEIKANNY
- the LOC125987380 gene encoding golgin subfamily A member 6-like protein 25 isoform X4 — encoded protein: MWRGLSTSCLLNVSVPSQSVLHWDSLLRVLWQTESALQWRQQELQKAELSVRRLAEEKAQLQIRVEQLQDDQLKRQQPDSQSTFGPEADLCTRKETKKALRSEEEEVLSKEAELRNRVADLCQEKEDVCKREEEVHSKEEELRQQEKGLHNREEELLRREQEQQTREEVLHNREEELLWREQEQQKSEEEVQKREGHLHRGKEEVHKAQQELQRREEEALRKEGHLQKRAEELQKTEQVLHKREGEVLQREQELQEKEEQTREEEVQRAQQALQTRDEVLHNRQEELLRREQELQKSKEEVQKREEHLQKRAQELQKTEQVLHKREGEVLQREQELQEKEEQTREEVQRGQQALQTREEVLHNREDELLRREQEQQKSEEEVQKREGHLQKRAQELQKTEQVLHKRERDVLQREQELQEKQEQIKEEEVHRAQQELQTRKEVLHNREDELLKREQEQQKSEEEVQKREGHLQRGKEEVHKARQELQRREEEALRKEGQLQKRAQEFQKTEQELQKREREVLQREQELQEKQEQSREEEVQESLNAVLLPRETAIVDVKVTSSRRLSCGLGSPTLTHLVRQGAPQPEELARAEEDAAPIRDALLEHVSMLRELKEAREELRLTSEKLAGTGQEQRRESSRLHEALDALRAQRELDQQELRSSSASLRQRVEEQQTQMWRANEERSHLAARVRTMQEALTDELQCLHMELHGVISFQKEREEAWKRERDQLIQKSRSDTGEVETVSVSLNERKDQEVHEEQLLEVTKDKEKENLWRRVEGLQEVIPASEPKNALVEERQRKQVEEDATGKEVEMLRRHVAGLLKELKEWEQQVEQLKDKLATKDGQLESQRKRVEDLLKEMKETEQQLRQEVASKEQKALAAEEEKRRLEEDAQGREAAFRSRISLLDKEKQDVLVLLKEMKEFEEQLRREVASKEQKALAAEEEKQRLEEDTRGREAALCSHIVLLEKDKQDVLVLKKEQVRQVQEKEEQTRELREAEGKLKEKELRVAELEILLVKSQQKRHQEEEARDAAEQRMVAVLEERAEELRQLKSMLRKQGEEFHEVTTIMQEAPDEERQKELQRSGHDHRRFPQDRCEQIQKEPQIQHHESQASEEQRRTQEEDIGKDQWRREDDGPEETREDEEGSSLRRVAQRQRGAGREQAGGRAEMLDVTTLQEQASTSRSMNLFHQPISGKKKIEIKANNY